The following proteins come from a genomic window of Streptomyces sp. GS7:
- a CDS encoding DUF1330 domain-containing protein, with translation MTAYVISEVEVLDEQQAGEYRTLAEESIRRYEGRYVVRGALPDAVEGAWFTSHRLVVVEFPDMDRARQWYASPEYAAALAIRKTALDRRLLFVEGVSA, from the coding sequence ATGACTGCCTATGTGATCTCCGAGGTCGAGGTGCTGGACGAGCAACAGGCCGGTGAGTACCGCACGTTGGCCGAGGAGTCGATCCGCCGCTACGAGGGCCGCTATGTCGTCCGCGGTGCCCTGCCCGACGCCGTCGAGGGGGCCTGGTTCACTTCCCACCGGTTGGTTGTCGTGGAGTTCCCCGACATGGACCGGGCCAGGCAGTGGTACGCCTCGCCCGAATACGCAGCGGCGCTGGCAATCCGCAAGACGGCGCTGGACCGGCGGCTTCTCTTCGTCGAGGGCGTGTCCGCATAG
- a CDS encoding molybdopterin cofactor-binding domain-containing protein, with protein sequence MMDVHDRLPREEHEAVAPVARDAPHSHAGVGRRRFLGYILAAPTLAVAAQLGEAAAGTTPAHAASASLPELSTVFDLNDMLTDAALPTAGLITLHVHADGTASFALPRAEVGQGITTSTAMLIAEELDLPLERIHVTLADARPELLFNQLTGGSNTTISTYTPIRVAAAIARQRLLEAATEVLGAEISTLTTKAGVITARNGRSATYGSLAEKAASLETVRVATDLKPRSAFSVIGTARNRVDALASVTGRKQFAMDLHVPGASPAMVCRPPTINGTVRSVQNLAAVRAMPGVTDVAAISTGVAVRARTFGQCIDAVRALKVTWGPGTAERASDDTVLREVKAAEVPLAVPRLDPLAKTVEGTFTFHFASNSALEPNCAVADVRSDRAEIWAALKSPIVAKEAIAAKLGLLPGAVTVHVTEGGGSFGRKLFSDAALEAAEISQAMGKPVKLMWHRTDEFRQGRTHPMATSRVRATYALGRVLTYEQRHTSVSTDFGHGLGEIITASAAKLPVGDLTFSETIFTLTQQTPYDLGLTTQLLNEVDKGFNTGSMRNIYSPNVRCAQELILDRLADEMGEDRLHLRRQLVKDDRARAVLDKVAELGHWGRELPAGMAQGIAVHPEYHGVVAVLAEIDCRPQTTGRHVPDAYTGPRVTRAVCAVDVGLAINPKGLEAQMMGGIMDGIAITLTSGLHLKDGTFLEGSWDNYFYTRQWNTPPELEIVVMPPTSGKPGGAGELAVGAAAAAVACAYGAATGTMPTTFPLNHSGPLGFEPLPTVPPIPQSPTDGLDRAY encoded by the coding sequence ATGATGGACGTTCACGACCGTCTGCCGCGGGAGGAGCACGAGGCCGTGGCCCCGGTCGCCCGGGACGCCCCGCACTCCCACGCCGGCGTCGGCCGTCGGAGGTTCCTCGGCTACATCCTGGCGGCGCCGACCCTCGCGGTCGCCGCGCAACTGGGCGAAGCGGCGGCCGGTACCACTCCGGCACACGCCGCCTCCGCCTCGCTCCCCGAGCTGTCCACGGTGTTCGACCTCAACGACATGCTCACCGACGCGGCGCTGCCGACGGCCGGCCTCATCACCCTCCACGTACACGCCGACGGCACGGCCTCGTTCGCCCTGCCACGCGCCGAGGTGGGCCAGGGCATCACCACCTCCACCGCGATGCTGATCGCCGAGGAACTGGACCTGCCGCTGGAGAGGATCCACGTCACCCTCGCCGACGCACGCCCCGAACTCCTCTTCAACCAGCTCACCGGCGGCTCCAACACCACCATCTCCACGTACACCCCGATCCGCGTCGCCGCCGCGATCGCCAGACAGCGCCTCCTGGAGGCCGCGACCGAAGTGCTGGGCGCCGAGATATCCACGCTGACCACCAAGGCCGGTGTGATCACCGCCAGGAACGGCCGGAGCGCGACCTACGGCTCGCTCGCGGAGAAGGCCGCGAGCCTGGAGACCGTACGGGTCGCCACCGACCTCAAACCCCGCTCCGCCTTCTCGGTCATCGGCACCGCACGCAACCGGGTCGACGCGCTGGCGAGCGTGACGGGCCGCAAGCAGTTCGCCATGGACCTGCACGTGCCGGGCGCGTCCCCGGCCATGGTGTGCCGGCCGCCCACGATCAACGGCACGGTGCGGTCCGTGCAGAACCTCGCGGCGGTACGGGCGATGCCCGGCGTCACCGACGTCGCGGCCATCTCGACCGGCGTGGCGGTACGCGCCCGGACCTTCGGCCAGTGCATCGACGCGGTACGCGCGCTCAAGGTGACCTGGGGCCCCGGGACGGCCGAGCGGGCGTCCGACGACACGGTCCTGCGTGAGGTGAAGGCGGCCGAAGTACCCCTGGCGGTACCGCGGTTGGACCCGCTGGCCAAGACCGTCGAGGGCACCTTCACCTTCCACTTCGCCAGCAACAGCGCGCTGGAGCCCAACTGCGCGGTGGCCGACGTCCGGTCGGACCGGGCCGAGATCTGGGCAGCCCTGAAGTCACCGATCGTCGCCAAGGAGGCGATCGCGGCGAAGCTGGGTCTGCTGCCGGGTGCGGTCACGGTGCATGTCACCGAAGGCGGCGGCTCGTTCGGCCGCAAGCTGTTCTCCGACGCCGCGCTCGAAGCCGCCGAGATATCCCAGGCGATGGGCAAGCCGGTCAAGCTCATGTGGCACCGCACCGACGAGTTCCGCCAGGGACGTACGCACCCGATGGCCACCTCGCGCGTACGGGCCACCTACGCACTGGGCAGGGTGCTCACGTACGAGCAGCGGCACACCTCCGTGTCCACCGACTTCGGCCACGGCCTCGGCGAGATCATCACGGCGTCGGCCGCCAAGCTGCCGGTGGGCGATCTCACCTTCTCCGAGACCATCTTCACGCTCACCCAGCAGACGCCCTACGACCTCGGGCTCACCACCCAGCTCCTCAACGAGGTGGACAAGGGCTTCAACACCGGCAGCATGCGCAACATCTACTCGCCCAACGTCCGGTGCGCGCAGGAACTCATCCTCGACCGGCTCGCGGACGAGATGGGCGAGGACCGCCTCCACCTCCGCCGACAGCTCGTCAAGGACGACCGGGCCAGGGCCGTCCTTGACAAGGTAGCGGAACTCGGCCACTGGGGGAGGGAGTTGCCGGCAGGCATGGCGCAGGGCATCGCCGTACACCCCGAGTACCACGGAGTCGTCGCCGTACTCGCCGAGATCGACTGCCGCCCGCAGACCACCGGACGGCACGTTCCCGACGCGTACACCGGACCGCGCGTCACCAGGGCCGTCTGCGCCGTCGACGTCGGCCTCGCCATCAATCCGAAGGGCCTTGAGGCCCAGATGATGGGCGGCATCATGGACGGCATCGCCATCACGCTCACCTCGGGTCTGCACCTCAAGGACGGTACGTTCCTGGAGGGCAGCTGGGACAACTACTTCTACACCCGCCAGTGGAACACCCCGCCCGAGCTGGAGATCGTGGTCATGCCGCCGACCAGCGGAAAGCCCGGCGGTGCGGGGGAGTTGGCGGTCGGCGCCGCCGCGGCCGCGGTCGCCTGCGCCTACGGTGCAGCCACCGGCACCATGCCGACGACCTTTCCCCTCAACCACTCCGGCCCGCTCGGCTTCGAGCCGCTGCCGACCGTCCCCCCGATCCCGCAATCGCCGACCGACGGCCTGGACCGCGCCTACTAG
- a CDS encoding antitoxin: MFDALKNLKEKAEEIAEAHGDKISGGLEKVGDFVDDRTDHKHSDTIDTAVGKAQDFVEKLGEKKD; this comes from the coding sequence ATGTTTGACGCCCTCAAGAACCTCAAGGAGAAGGCCGAGGAGATCGCCGAGGCGCACGGCGACAAGATCTCCGGCGGACTGGAGAAGGTCGGCGACTTCGTCGACGACAGGACCGACCACAAGCACAGCGACACGATCGACACCGCCGTCGGCAAGGCACAGGACTTCGTCGAGAAGCTGGGCGAGAAAAAGGACTGA
- a CDS encoding (2Fe-2S)-binding protein — MPEHTFILNGKPVTADVEGDVRLLWVLRDVLGVTGPKYGCGLGVCQACTSHLNGKAFNPCSVPVGNIRPDDEITTIEGLPATVGKDLHPMQEAWLAHDVAQCGYCQPGQIMAAVAKVRQARAAGRDITEADLDEIRNVCRCGTYHRIREAIMEGARHF, encoded by the coding sequence GTGCCCGAACACACCTTCATCCTCAACGGCAAGCCCGTCACGGCGGACGTCGAGGGCGATGTGCGGCTGCTGTGGGTGCTGCGCGACGTCCTCGGCGTCACCGGGCCGAAGTACGGCTGCGGCCTCGGTGTCTGCCAGGCATGCACCAGCCACCTCAACGGCAAGGCGTTCAACCCCTGTTCCGTACCGGTCGGGAACATTCGGCCGGACGACGAGATCACCACCATCGAGGGGCTGCCCGCCACCGTCGGCAAGGACCTGCACCCCATGCAGGAGGCATGGCTGGCGCACGACGTCGCCCAGTGCGGCTACTGCCAGCCCGGCCAGATCATGGCCGCGGTCGCCAAGGTCAGGCAGGCCCGAGCCGCCGGCCGCGATATCACCGAAGCCGACCTGGACGAGATCCGCAACGTCTGCCGCTGCGGCACCTACCACCGCATCCGCGAGGCCATCATGGAGGGGGCACGACACTTCTAG